A window of the Halichoerus grypus chromosome 2, mHalGry1.hap1.1, whole genome shotgun sequence genome harbors these coding sequences:
- the LOC118540886 gene encoding olfactory receptor 2AJ1-like gives MERNNKTVTTDFILLGLWPELSHLVILICLILLVYLMAVMGNAVLILLIWLDSRLHSPMYFLLSQLSLIDVALISTTVPKMVTNFFSGKRTISQIGCGAQILFSLTLGISECLLLTLMSYDRYIAICNPLRYSVLMSHTICKQMVIGSWVGGTITSLVHTAYVMHLPICHPREIPHFLCEVMALLKLTCEDISTYVKSVVISSFLVVLIPLSLILASYFHIFLAVLRMNSIEGKNKALATCFSHLCVVILYFGPAILVYMRPGSSKTPKTNQSLFMFNAILTPMLNPLIYSLRNKDVIAAMKSIMLSRCLLKKVKSHLGCHT, from the coding sequence ATGGAGAGAAACAATAAGACTGTCACCACAGATTTTATTCTCTTGGGGCTCTGGCCTGAGCTTAGCCACCTTGTGATCCTTATCTGCCTCATTCTTCTGGTCTACCTTATGGCTGTAATGGGCAATGCTGTTCTCATTCTCCTCATCTGGCTGGATTCTCGACTCCACTCTCCTATGTACTTCCTGCTCAGCCAGCTTTCCCTTATTGATGTGGCCTTGATCTCAACTACTGTCCCCAAAATGGTCACAAACTTCTTCTCAGGGAAAAGAACCATATCACAGATAGGCTGTGGAGCCCAGATCTTATTCAGCTTAACCTTGGGAATTTCTGAATGCCTTCTGCTGACGCTTATGTCCTATGACCGCTACATTGCCATCTGCAATCCACTGCGTTACTCAGTCTTGATGAGCCATACCATCTGTAAACAGATGGTCATTGGATCCTGGGTAGGAGGGACAATAACTTCCCTAGTTCATACAGCCTATGTCATGCACTTACCAATCTGTCATCCTCGAGAGATCCCACACTTCTTGTGTGAGGTCATGGCACTCCTGAAGCTCACTTGTGAGGACATTTCAACCTATGTGAAGTCAGTGGTGATCTCAAGCTTTCTGGTGGTCCTCATCCCTCTGAGTCTCATCCTGGCTTCCTATTTCCACATATTCCTTGCTGTCCTCCGCATGAACTCCATTGAAGGCAAGAACAAAGCCTTGGCCACATGTTTCTCCCACCTCTGTGTGGTCATTCTCTACTTTGGCCCTGCCATATTAGTCTACATGAGGCCAGGATCTTctaaaaccccaaaaacaaaccAGTCCCTCTTTATGTTTAATGCCATTCTTACCCCTATGCTTAACCCCCTCATCTATAGCCTGAGAAACAAGGATGTCATAGCAGCTATGAAGAGTATAATGCTCAGTAGATGTCTCCTGAAAAAGGTGAAAAGCCACCTAGGTTGCCATACCTAA